A segment of the Candidatus Pelagisphaera phototrophica genome:
TGCGTATGACGACCGGGAGCCCGTTCATTGTTTCCACCGTATTTTTGTAGGCCTCATACTGCTGGTCTTCGGTGGGGAGCACTTTGGAATTCAAAAACAGGTATTCCGTGCGGAAGAGCCCAATTCCATCTGCGCCAATATCGATCGCCCGCTTTGCTTCGTGTTCAGACTCTATATTGGCCATCAATTGTATCGGATGCCCATCCTTTGTCTGAGAGACGTTTTGGGATAACGCAATCAGCCGCTTCGTTATCGACGCGTGCTCGTCCTTGATTTTGCCATAACGATAGAGGGTAGCATCACTTGGGTTGACCACGACTCTGCCTTCAAAGCCATCCACCAAAACAATGTCATCGGGCTTGATCTGTTCGGACACGTTTCCCAGACCGACAACGGCTGGAATATTCATAGACCGAGCAACAATCACCGTGTGGCTCGTTTTGCCCCCCGCATCCGTTGCCAGGCCCAGCAGATGATTCTTGTCAATCATCGCTGAATCCGATGGCGCGATATCGTGAGCGACCACGACGTGCTTGTCGCTCAGCCGATCCGCGTTTTCGAGTGATTGCCCCGTTAAGTTGCTGATGAGCCGCCTTAGCACGTCTCGAAGGTCACTAGCACGTTCACGCAGGTACTCATCGTCAATCTGACCAAAAGCTTCGATGTACCGATTCCCAACTCTCCAAACACAGGACTCCACATTTTCCACGGAGGACTCCATCTCTCGAATCGTCTCGCCGATTAGCGCCTGATCTTCGAGCACCAGCAAATGAGCATCAAAAATTCTCGCCTCATCTTCACCTAGGCTCGCTTGAACTTCATCTCTTATCGCCTGGATCTGCATTCGAGTAGCGAGAAGGGCACTCTCAAAGCGCTCGGTCTCCGATTCTAAACGATCGGATGACACTTTGTATTTGGGAACGGATATCTTTTTCTCCCGCAGAAGCGACACCGGTCCATGAGCGATGCCCGGCGATGCGGCAATCCCCGTAAACTCCACTTCTTCTGCTTTATTGCTATCCATCGACTCTCAACGCGTCAAAAGCGACGGAAACTGTGCTCCACAAAGTAATTTCGCCTATTCGCTGCGCTCTAAAATGAAAACCCTTCTGTCCCCGTCAACCCTATATCTGAAATGCGAGTCGAGCGGAAAAACGCCCTTTCACCCCAACATTCGGCTACCAGCTCTCTAATAGGGTTCTCCGTGTCTGGATCACAAAGCGCAAAACAGCAGCTTCCACTACCCGACATCAAGCAGGGCGACCCTGTCTTTTCCCGAATGAGTTTCAGCATGAGCGGCATGCTAGGATATTTGTTTCCTACAACTGGATCAAAGCTATTCATCAGAAGATTACCCAATGGGAGATTCCCATTTTTCCATGCTTCCAGTCGGTTTTCGGTTTCCACTGGGTCAGCATAAGCTCCCAAACCCGCAAGCGACCGGTAGGCCCAGGCGGTTGAGATTCCAAATGACGGTTTAAATAATACGATGGATTGACCAAGTAATGAACCCCTTGACGTCTCGCCCAATCTCTCAATCGCCTCTCCGCGGCCTCTCATAATGAGTGGTTCCGATTTCAAAAAGAGCGGACAATCCGAGCCTAATTCCCCTGCGAGCCCTTCTAAAGCAGAGTCATCTTGAATGTCTAGAAGTGCCGCCAGACCCTTTAAAACGGATGCCGCATCGCTGCTGCCCCCTCCCAGTCCCGCTCCAATAGGGATATTTTTCTCGATTCTTATATCGACTCTCGCCTCAAAGCCAAAGTTGCGCAGGAAACGGTCCGCTGCCCGCCAAGCTATGTTTTGGTCGTCAATGGGCAGGTGCGGATCCGTCGATTTGAGGAAAATCCCCTCTTTGCCCGCCTCAACCGTTAACGAAACTCGGTCGCCAAAAGCTAAAGGGGCCACTAGACTCGTTAGCCCGTGAAACCCGTCCGCACGCAACCCAGTCACGGCAAGCGACAGGTTAATTTTCGCAGGACTGGATATCTCGATTTCCATGGCACCCTCGTAGCAAGTACTAAACCGTGCTTTTTCGAACCAATAGGGCAAGCTCTCAAACCGATCTCGATCGTTTGCCTTTGCATGAAACGATAAAAGGACTTCATTGTCGTTTTTCGATGACCAAAAATTTTGATCAAACAGGTAACTGCGAACTGATCCTCGCCTTGGATATCGACGATCGGTCCAAGGCGATCGAGCTCGTCAAGCGATCCGGCGAAAGTCTGAATTGGATAAAGATCGGGCTCCAGATGTTCACAAAGTATGGCCCGGAGTACGTTCGCGAGATTTCAGATCTCGGCAAAAAGGTATTCCTCGACCTCAAGCTTCACGATATTCCCAACACCGTTGCCAAAGCCATCGCCTCCGCTTCCGAGCTCCCGATCGATATGCTGACCATTCACACCTGTGGCGGGAGGGAGATGATGGAATGGGCTGTGAGGTCGCAGCAAGATCACAAACCCGACCTACAGCTTCTCGGGGTTACCGTCCTGACTTCCATGGACGATGAAGCCCTCGCAGGAATCGGGGTCAACCGCTCCGCGGCAGAGCAAGTATTCGCCCTAACCGCCCTTGCAAGTGATGTCGGTTTGAGTGGACTCGTTTGTTCCCCTCATGAAGCCGCCAAGGTCAAATCCATACATGGCAATCAATTCAAGCTTGTAGCTCCCGGCATACGGCCGGTGGGTGCCGACGCAGGCGATCAAAAACGCATCATGACCCCTCGACTTGCCGCGGAACAAGGAGCGGATTTCATCGTCGTAGGACGACCCATCTACCAAGCGGAAGATCCCGAGTCTGTAGTGAAATCGGTTCTCGAAGACTTACGGTAGTCCCGCGACTCCTGTACGATTAAAATGTCTCGAGCTCGCCTATGAATCCACCGTCACCATCCGCTACTGCGATTCTTTTGGCCGGCGGTTCAGGCACTCGTATGGGGGAAGCGATTCCTGACAAGATGCTTCTCCCTATTTGCGGCAAACCGGTTCTCCGTTATTCAATCGAGGCCTTTGCCAGCTGTGAAACGGTAGATTCAATAATCGTAGTCTATCGGGACGACGCGCAAAAAACGTCTGTCGAACCTTTGATTCCAGTCGATGCGTTTCGCCGTGTCGAATGGGTCCAGGGAGGTGAAAGGCGCCAGGACTCCGTCTGGTCCGGGCTATCGAAATTGAGTTCGGATTGCGACGTGGTCCTCATTCATGATGGTGCCCGTCCTTTCATAGATCCTGAAACGATTGATACCGTGGCAAAAGCCTCTAGAGGCTCGGGCGCTGCCTGCGTCGCTCGAAAAGTCACCGACACGATCAAACAGGCTAAATCTTCGGAGAGTGGATACACTCTTAAGACAATTAGCCGTTCGAACCTGTGGGCGATGGAAACGCCTCAGGGCTTCCAGATGCCTGTCATCGTCGAGGGGTATCGAAGTACAATCGAGAGCGGCCTGCTCGTTACGGATGACCTGTCTGCAATCGAAGCCACAAATCTCCCGGTCTCGCTGATCGAAATCGACGCTCCCAATCCCAAACTGACAACCCCTCGGGATGTCCTCTTGTTCGAATTCCTGTTCAATCGGCGGAGCGAAGGATGAAAAGTCAGGATGCAGCAAAGAGGTGGTGTCGTGGAATAGGGACCGAAATAGGGGCCTTTAAATACCCTATACCCGGAATAAAGCCCATTTACGTAGACAAGTTTGAAAAATACGCCAATGAACCCACCCATGCCGCGTACTTTGGAGAGGCTACCGACCTGCCCTTTGCAGACGAGTCACTTGACTATGTAGCATCTTCACACGTTTTGGAGCATACTGCCAACCCCGTGAAGGCTCTATGCGAATGGCATCGCGTTCTGAAGCGAAAGGGCATCGTCTACATGGTCGTCCCGGACAAGCAGTTCACTTTTGACTGCCCTCGAAAGACCACGGTCGTCGACCACATGATAGACGACTATCTGAACAATGTGGACGATTCCGACCCCACGCATATCGAGGATTTCGTATATGGGGTCGAATGGTCCGAGTTCGCCCCGAGCGACACCTCTGATGAATCCAAGGAAAATCGGGCCGAACTCGCTCAATCCTACAGGCTCGCCACCGAGCGAAAAGACATTATCAACATTCACTTTCATGTCTTTACGAAGGACTCGCTCCTAGACCTAATTAAATCCGTTAACCAAGATGATCGCGTACCTTGCCGATGGACCATCGAGGCAACCGTTACTCGATTTCCCGATGAAATACCGAACGGCATTCTCGTCGTGTTGAGAAAAAAAGCCCACAAATTCAGATTATCTCTATTCAAACAGACAAGGAACAAGCGACTGCATCCCAATTTCCCACTACTTAAATCCGCTCGCGCTTTTACCCAAAGAAGTACGAATTCAGTTTAGCTCCATTTCCTATCCATTTAATAAGTTCCGTGTCAGAGAAAGAACAGACAGCTCCTATCCGAATTGGCCAAGGCTATGATATCCATCCATTCAAAGAAGGCAGACCTATGGTTCTGGGCGGCATCTCCTTCGATACTCCTTACGGATTGGACGGTCATTCCGACGCTGATGTCCTTACTCACGCTATTTGTGACGCGTTGCTCGGCGCTGCTGGCCTGCCCGATATTGGTCACTATTTTCCAAATACAGACCCCAAATACCGCAATATCGATTCGCAAGAGCTCCTGAAGGAAGTTGCCTGCTCCATCAGCAACGAAGGATACGTTATCGGAAACATCGACGCAACGTTGATCGCGGAAAAACCGAAGATCGCTGCGAAAACGGATGCGATGAAGCATCGTCTCGCCCAAAGCGCCGGGATCAGCCCCAGTCAAATCGGAATTAAAGCGACCACCAATGAAGGCCTCGGATCAATCGGTCGCGGAGAGGGAGCGGCCGCTCTAGCGACCTCGTTGATCTATATTAAATGACCCGTCCTCCCTTCAGAAATAATCTCATCGAATGGGTGTACACCATTCTTTCTTTCATCCTATTGGGCGTATCCAGTTTTATGCTTTTCGGCTGCTCTAATTCAGCATCCAAAAACGCCGAAATCGCCAACACTCTAAGGATTGGCCATCCGGCCGAACCCAAAGCGATAGATCCACATCAAGCGATCTCCGTCGCAGAGGGTAATATCGCGAGCGCCCTATTCGAAGGACTGGTAACTCAGCCAGCACAAGGTGACACCGAAATACTGCCTGGTGTCGCGAGTAGTTGGACCGTTAACGCAAAGAATTCGAAATTCGTGTTTTCCCTCAACCCCAATGCGGTGTGGTCAGACGGTACCCCAATCGACGCCAACACATTTGTCGAATCGTACGAACGGATACTGACGCCTCGTTTTGCCGCTCAAAACGCCGTTCTCTTCTACGATATTCTCAATGCAGAAGAATTCCACAAAGGAGAAATCAACGATTTCTCGAAAGTCGGTGTCTCCGCGATTTCCAAATACGAACTCGAGATTGAATTAAATAGGTCCGTTCCATACTTCCTCCAAAAGCTCAAACACTTCGCTTGGTTTCCCGTACCCATCCATGAGATACAAGCTAATGGCGACCTTTACTCGATTTCAAATAGTTGGGCAAGTAGTCAGAACTTGGTTTCGAATGGCCCCTATACGCTAGCTTCCTGGCAACGAAATTTGAGAATCTCTATCGTCAAGAACAAGAGGTACTGGGATGCGGAGAGGGTATCCGTTGTTTCGATAGAGTTTCACACCATCGAAAATACCCAATCGCAATACAGGGCATTCCAATCCGGTCAAATAGACGTGACCGAAGAGATCCCATCGGAACTCAAAAGCGCGAACCTTCCAAACGCTCGCTATGACCCTGTTCTTTCAACTGCCTATTTGGTCCTGAATACAGAATCTTCCTCTCTTAGAAGTTCCCGCGCTCGCATTGCACTCAGCCAGGCTATCGATCGGAAGCTCCTGATCAAAGCCGTTCTGAAATCCGGAACCCCAGCAAATCGGTTCACCCCGGAATCAATGCCCGGTTATCCACTTCGATCAAATTTAGCGAATCCTGCCCTCGTTACTCTCGCCGAGAGTGAGCTTGATGCGCTAAGTGGAAACAGGCCTTTAACAATGATTGTCTCCAATCGCGACGTTTCAATCGCCGTCGCTGAGGCACTCCAAAACATGTGGAAAGCGAAACTGGGAATCGATGTCCGAATTCAGAACATGGAATTCCGGACTTTTTTAACGCGACTAGACGAGGGAGACTACGACATCGGCTATATCGCGTGGACAGGCGACTACGTTCACGCCTACACGTTTCTAGACGTGTTGAGAAGCGACGGACTGCACAACCGATCTCGATGGAAGCATTCGGAATACGACAACCTTTTGGACAAATCCCTGACTCAACACGATTCAAATTCCCTCCTCGAAACTCTTTATCAAGCTGAGAGCCTACTAATGGAAGAAATGCCAATCATTCCAATTTCCTGGAAAACCAAAGACTACTTAGTGAGCTCTCGAGTTCAAAACTGGCCAGCATCTCTAGTTCTTCTTCGCACTTATAAATACGTTCATCTTCAAAACTAAAGAACCAATGACAAACCGACTTTTCTGCAGCACCTTAATTGTTATCCATTGCTTCAACCCGTTCTCCGTCGCCACACCTGCGGACGACGCAATCGACGAAGGAATTCTCTTGCTCGGTAACGGCAGCGAGCCGCACAGCCTCGACCCGCACATCAACTCGTCTATGAACGGGCACCATGTGATTGTCAGCCTGATTGAAGGACTGATCGCGCCGCATCCCACAGACGATAGCCTGCCCCACCCTGGAATGGCCTACAAATGGGAACATGAAAACAATACGGTATGGACCTTCCATCTTAGAGACGCCAAATGGACTAACGGTGAGCCCGTAACCGCTCATGATTTCGTTTATGGCTTCAAGCGCATTCTCTCGCCGCGCTTAGGCTCTCAGTATTCAGAGATGCTCTACTCAATGAAAAACGCCAAAGAGTACAACGAAGGCGAGATTACCGATTTCTCGCAAGTCGGAGCGGAGGCTCTAGACAAGCTTACGCTGCGCGTGACCCTCAAGGAACCAGTCCCCTATTTCTACAATATCATTAAGCACAATTCCTGGTTCCCCGTCCACCCTGAAACGGTCGAAAAGTACGGTGCAATCGATGACCCCGCCAATAATTGGATACGCGAGGAATACGTAAGCAATGGTCCATTCGAGCTCAAGAATTGGCAAATGAACCAGATAATCGAGGTCGAAAAGAATCCGAGCTACTGGAACGCCGACCAAGTGAAGCTTAACGGAATCAAGTTCTACCCTATCGTCAGCGAGAACACGGAGGATCAAATGTTCAACAGCGGGGCGCTGCACTACAGCTATACGATTCCAACCGACATGATCCCCGTGTATCAAGAGCGCAATGACCCCACCGTTAAGATCGAACCCTTCCTTGGGGTCTATTATTATTCGCTGAATACGAAAGTGCCTCCTCTGGACAACCCGAAAGTTAGACACGCATTAAGCTACGCGGTAAACAGAAACACCATTGTACGCAGAATCACCAAAGGGGGACAGCTCCCTGCAGGCAATTTCACCCCCCCTGGGATAAGCGGGTACGAGCCAGAATCCATTGCCTCCTTCAACCCTAAGAAAGCGCGTGAGCTCATAACGGAGGCCGGTTTCCCAAATGGAGAGGGATTCCCCAAACTTACCTTGCTCTTCAACACATTGGAGAGCCACAAGGCGATTGCTGAGGCAATCCAGCAAATGTGGAAGAGCATCCTGGGAATAGACGTAGAAATCCGGAACCAGGAATGGAAAGTCTTCGTTAACACGAGACATGAAGGAAACTTCGAAATCGCCCGGAATGGCTGGATCGGCGACTACATGTATCCCGATACTTTCTTGAGGATCCTTCAATCGGATAGCGGGCAGAATGACGCTCAATATTCGAACCCCGAATACGATCGACTTATTGCCGAATCTTTTTCCGAAACCGACGCTCAGAAGCGTCTTGATCTCTTAGCTGAGGCCGAAGCGATCATGCTAAACGACATGCCTATTATTCCAATATACCACTATGTGAGAACCTACCGGATCGACCCTAGGGTCAAGGGCTGGAGTCCCACGCCGCTCGACGTGCGCAATTTCACGAACGTCTATTTTGAATAAGCGTCATCTCGACTGCTACCTGCCACGTTTTTCTCGCTTCACATATGCTCAGATTCATCCTCATTCGCCTCGGACAAGCCATCCCCATTCTCCTGGCGATCTACACGATCACCTTTTTTATGGTTCGTGCGGCTCCGGGTGGACCCTTCAGTCAAGAACGCAAAGTCGCTCCTCACATACTGGAGCAACAGATGGAGTACTACGGATTCAATGACCCCTTGCCTGTTCAATTCTTCAGGACTCTCTGGCAGCACGTCACATTCGAATTCCCCCCCTTAACTAGCTATCCAGGGCTTACCTCAAGGGATATTATAGTGGATACGTTCCCGGTTTCTCTAGAACTAGGTCTACTCGCCATGATCGTCGCGTTAGCAATCGGACTGCCTATTGGGATTCTTGCGGCTGCCAAGAAAAACAGCATCCTCGACTACGCTCCGATGAGCTTGGCCATGGTTGGCATTTGCCTGCCGACTTTCGTGATCGGACCGTTACTGGCCCTCGTTTTTGGGGTCTGGCTGGGATGGCTCAACATTTCCGGTTGGTTTTCGTTCTCAGACCGTATTCTCCCCGCATGCACCCTTGGATTATTCTACGCCGCCTATATCGCTCGCCTCACGCGTGGCGGCATGCTGGAGACATTGAATATGGAATACATCAGATCCGCGCGGGCTAAAGGGGCCCCAGAATTCAAGGTCGTTATCGTCCATGCATTGCGTGGAGGCATAATGCCCGTTATCTCGTTTTTCGGCCCGGCGCTAGCTGGCCTGATCAGCGGCTCCTTTGTCGTCGAGACGATCTTCCAAGTCCCTGGACTAGGCCGACATTTCATACAAGCGGCACTGAGTAGGGATCACTCTCTCATTCTTTCGACAGTCCTGTTCTATGCCGCCCTGATAATAGTCGCCAATATGATCGTCGATATCGTTCAAATTTTGCTCAACCCCAAACTCCGCTACCAATGAGCAGCCGTAAAGACATCGAAGTGATTCAGGCCCGCTCACCTTGGCGAGATGCCTGGCTAAAGCTCGGAAAGAACAGACTTGCCATGTTTGGCCTCGGCTTCTTCGCCACCATGGTTATTCTTTGCTACGCTAGCCCTCTCTTCTATCCTCACTCTCCTACCAGTCAAACGCTTTCCCTCGGAGCCACTCCTCCGTTATCGATGGGAATCGAACTCCGCTATGACGCAGAGTCCGAGGAGGCTGACGAAGTCATTACAGTCAAGGAATTCGCCGATGTCTACGCATCCAATCCTGAGGAAGAAGCACGTCGCATCCGCAATGGCGAAGTCATCGACGTCGATGGCTTGATATTCACGAAATCTTCCCGAATCCATATTTTGGGCACAGATGGTCACGGGCGAGATCTGCTTGCGCGGATTTTCCAAGGTGGCCGAATCTCTCTGGGTGTTGGATTCATCGCGACCTTCGTCTCTTTGCTTATAGGCGTTTTCTATGGAGCCATATCCGGCTATTTGGGAGGAAAGACCGACGCCATTATGATGCGGCTCGTGGACGTCCTCTACGCTTTG
Coding sequences within it:
- the pyrF gene encoding orotidine-5'-phosphate decarboxylase, whose protein sequence is MTKNFDQTGNCELILALDIDDRSKAIELVKRSGESLNWIKIGLQMFTKYGPEYVREISDLGKKVFLDLKLHDIPNTVAKAIASASELPIDMLTIHTCGGREMMEWAVRSQQDHKPDLQLLGVTVLTSMDDEALAGIGVNRSAAEQVFALTALASDVGLSGLVCSPHEAAKVKSIHGNQFKLVAPGIRPVGADAGDQKRIMTPRLAAEQGADFIVVGRPIYQAEDPESVVKSVLEDLR
- a CDS encoding ABC transporter permease, translating into MSSRKDIEVIQARSPWRDAWLKLGKNRLAMFGLGFFATMVILCYASPLFYPHSPTSQTLSLGATPPLSMGIELRYDAESEEADEVITVKEFADVYASNPEEEARRIRNGEVIDVDGLIFTKSSRIHILGTDGHGRDLLARIFQGGRISLGVGFIATFVSLLIGVFYGAISGYLGGKTDAIMMRLVDVLYALPFLIFVILLMVIFEGSDHQLLLIFLAIGAVEWLTMARIVRGQVVNLKNQDFVEAARATGVRTFTIILRHLAPNILGPVIVYSTLLVPAVMLLESTLSFLGLGVQPPNASWGTLIKEGAEKMMVYPWLLFVPATFFSLTLFAMNFLGDGLRDALDVKSSKG
- the ptsP gene encoding phosphoenolpyruvate--protein phosphotransferase, which translates into the protein MDSNKAEEVEFTGIAASPGIAHGPVSLLREKKISVPKYKVSSDRLESETERFESALLATRMQIQAIRDEVQASLGEDEARIFDAHLLVLEDQALIGETIREMESSVENVESCVWRVGNRYIEAFGQIDDEYLRERASDLRDVLRRLISNLTGQSLENADRLSDKHVVVAHDIAPSDSAMIDKNHLLGLATDAGGKTSHTVIVARSMNIPAVVGLGNVSEQIKPDDIVLVDGFEGRVVVNPSDATLYRYGKIKDEHASITKRLIALSQNVSQTKDGHPIQLMANIESEHEAKRAIDIGADGIGLFRTEYLFLNSKVLPTEDQQYEAYKNTVETMNGLPVVIRTFDLGGDKISNIPELGMIGESNPFLGYRAIRYCLDNAEFFTTQLRAILRASAHGDIRIMYPMISGAAELEQANEYLEIAKDQLRGEGIPFNENLSAGSMIEIPSAATACDTLVAGSSFFSIGSNDLIQYLIAVDRLNDRVAHLYEPTHPAVIRTLAQVVKAGREGDREVSICGEMAGDPVLVPMLIGLGIESLSIAPGLLPNVKFVVQSMTLKEAKDLAEMALSDSDSTTIYGNLLVFYEERMASLY
- the ispD gene encoding 2-C-methyl-D-erythritol 4-phosphate cytidylyltransferase, with the translated sequence MNPPSPSATAILLAGGSGTRMGEAIPDKMLLPICGKPVLRYSIEAFASCETVDSIIVVYRDDAQKTSVEPLIPVDAFRRVEWVQGGERRQDSVWSGLSKLSSDCDVVLIHDGARPFIDPETIDTVAKASRGSGAACVARKVTDTIKQAKSSESGYTLKTISRSNLWAMETPQGFQMPVIVEGYRSTIESGLLVTDDLSAIEATNLPVSLIEIDAPNPKLTTPRDVLLFEFLFNRRSEG
- a CDS encoding class I SAM-dependent methyltransferase, giving the protein MKSQDAAKRWCRGIGTEIGAFKYPIPGIKPIYVDKFEKYANEPTHAAYFGEATDLPFADESLDYVASSHVLEHTANPVKALCEWHRVLKRKGIVYMVVPDKQFTFDCPRKTTVVDHMIDDYLNNVDDSDPTHIEDFVYGVEWSEFAPSDTSDESKENRAELAQSYRLATERKDIINIHFHVFTKDSLLDLIKSVNQDDRVPCRWTIEATVTRFPDEIPNGILVVLRKKAHKFRLSLFKQTRNKRLHPNFPLLKSARAFTQRSTNSV
- a CDS encoding peptide ABC transporter substrate-binding protein, encoding MTRPPFRNNLIEWVYTILSFILLGVSSFMLFGCSNSASKNAEIANTLRIGHPAEPKAIDPHQAISVAEGNIASALFEGLVTQPAQGDTEILPGVASSWTVNAKNSKFVFSLNPNAVWSDGTPIDANTFVESYERILTPRFAAQNAVLFYDILNAEEFHKGEINDFSKVGVSAISKYELEIELNRSVPYFLQKLKHFAWFPVPIHEIQANGDLYSISNSWASSQNLVSNGPYTLASWQRNLRISIVKNKRYWDAERVSVVSIEFHTIENTQSQYRAFQSGQIDVTEEIPSELKSANLPNARYDPVLSTAYLVLNTESSSLRSSRARIALSQAIDRKLLIKAVLKSGTPANRFTPESMPGYPLRSNLANPALVTLAESELDALSGNRPLTMIVSNRDVSIAVAEALQNMWKAKLGIDVRIQNMEFRTFLTRLDEGDYDIGYIAWTGDYVHAYTFLDVLRSDGLHNRSRWKHSEYDNLLDKSLTQHDSNSLLETLYQAESLLMEEMPIIPISWKTKDYLVSSRVQNWPASLVLLRTYKYVHLQN
- a CDS encoding peptide ABC transporter substrate-binding protein, producing MTNRLFCSTLIVIHCFNPFSVATPADDAIDEGILLLGNGSEPHSLDPHINSSMNGHHVIVSLIEGLIAPHPTDDSLPHPGMAYKWEHENNTVWTFHLRDAKWTNGEPVTAHDFVYGFKRILSPRLGSQYSEMLYSMKNAKEYNEGEITDFSQVGAEALDKLTLRVTLKEPVPYFYNIIKHNSWFPVHPETVEKYGAIDDPANNWIREEYVSNGPFELKNWQMNQIIEVEKNPSYWNADQVKLNGIKFYPIVSENTEDQMFNSGALHYSYTIPTDMIPVYQERNDPTVKIEPFLGVYYYSLNTKVPPLDNPKVRHALSYAVNRNTIVRRITKGGQLPAGNFTPPGISGYEPESIASFNPKKARELITEAGFPNGEGFPKLTLLFNTLESHKAIAEAIQQMWKSILGIDVEIRNQEWKVFVNTRHEGNFEIARNGWIGDYMYPDTFLRILQSDSGQNDAQYSNPEYDRLIAESFSETDAQKRLDLLAEAEAIMLNDMPIIPIYHYVRTYRIDPRVKGWSPTPLDVRNFTNVYFE
- the ispF gene encoding 2-C-methyl-D-erythritol 2,4-cyclodiphosphate synthase, producing the protein MSEKEQTAPIRIGQGYDIHPFKEGRPMVLGGISFDTPYGLDGHSDADVLTHAICDALLGAAGLPDIGHYFPNTDPKYRNIDSQELLKEVACSISNEGYVIGNIDATLIAEKPKIAAKTDAMKHRLAQSAGISPSQIGIKATTNEGLGSIGRGEGAAALATSLIYIK
- a CDS encoding ABC transporter permease, producing MLRFILIRLGQAIPILLAIYTITFFMVRAAPGGPFSQERKVAPHILEQQMEYYGFNDPLPVQFFRTLWQHVTFEFPPLTSYPGLTSRDIIVDTFPVSLELGLLAMIVALAIGLPIGILAAAKKNSILDYAPMSLAMVGICLPTFVIGPLLALVFGVWLGWLNISGWFSFSDRILPACTLGLFYAAYIARLTRGGMLETLNMEYIRSARAKGAPEFKVVIVHALRGGIMPVISFFGPALAGLISGSFVVETIFQVPGLGRHFIQAALSRDHSLILSTVLFYAALIIVANMIVDIVQILLNPKLRYQ
- the ispE gene encoding 4-(cytidine 5'-diphospho)-2-C-methyl-D-erythritol kinase, with the translated sequence MEIEISSPAKINLSLAVTGLRADGFHGLTSLVAPLAFGDRVSLTVEAGKEGIFLKSTDPHLPIDDQNIAWRAADRFLRNFGFEARVDIRIEKNIPIGAGLGGGSSDAASVLKGLAALLDIQDDSALEGLAGELGSDCPLFLKSEPLIMRGRGEAIERLGETSRGSLLGQSIVLFKPSFGISTAWAYRSLAGLGAYADPVETENRLEAWKNGNLPLGNLLMNSFDPVVGNKYPSMPLMLKLIREKTGSPCLMSGSGSCCFALCDPDTENPIRELVAECWGERAFFRSTRISDIGLTGTEGFSF